One region of Populus trichocarpa isolate Nisqually-1 chromosome 4, P.trichocarpa_v4.1, whole genome shotgun sequence genomic DNA includes:
- the LOC18098345 gene encoding uncharacterized protein LOC18098345, translating to MPLTSAAADALGAVTICLVAILILFGLVCIAYSFYFRSRVRSQGFSQLSYFSGPWIIRITIILFVIWWGVGEILRLSLLRHKGRVLDVLDYKWQETVCKCYIVSNLGFAEPCLLLTIIFLLRAPLQKMGSGALCRGWNGKTALCVLLYCLPMFVLQLAIILIGPQLRSRLKRLPHYFTITATHGMHNATSDIALCTYPLLNTILLGVFASALTVYLFWLGRRILKLVINKGLQKRVYTLIFSVSSFLPLRVLLLGLSVLSKPEHFLFEALAFSAFLALSCCAGVCICMLVYYPVADSLALGDLRDLEARRYAADETISLVANQSHLEESGMSPGRNSDASTKRGSISFRTYQRDGTSSGPFVELSLFSPSPDATPPESPPPLGWPMRPLVDPKTGQGTEFSQ from the coding sequence ATGCCCCTGACGAGTGCTGCTGCCGATGCATTGGGTGCGGTGACAATTTGTCTAGTCgctattttgattctttttggTCTGGTGTGCATTGCTTACTCATTTTACTTCCGCTCTCGTGTTCGTAGTCAAGGCTTTTCTCAACTCAGCTATTTTAGTGGTCCCTGGATCATCCGAATAACAATCATCTTGTTTGTAATCTGGTGGGGTGTTGGTGAAATTTTACGGTTAAGTTTGTTGAGACACAAGGGTAGAGTGTTGGATGTCCTTGACTACAAATGGCAGGAAACTGTCTGCAAATGCTACATTGTCTCGAATTTGGGTTTTGCAGAACCTTGCTTGTTACTCACCATCATATTTCTTCTTCGGGCGCCCTTGCAGAAGATGGGATCGGGAGCTCTTTGTCGCGGGTGGAATGGGAAAACCGCACTATGTGTCCTTCTTTATTGCCTTCCAATGTTTGTCCTTCAGCTTGCTATTATTCTAATTGGGCCGCAACTACGGAGTAGATTGAAAAGGTTGCCTCATTATTTTACAATCACTGCAACTCATGGGATGCATAATGCTACCTCCGATATTGCGCTTTGCACTTACCCTTTATTGAATACAATCCTTCTTGGGGTTTTTGCTTCTGCACTAACTGTCTACCTGTTTTGGCTTGGAAGGCGGATTTTGAAATTGGTCATCAATAAGGGTTTGCAAAAGAGAGTATACACGTTAATATTCTCAGTTTCAAGTTTCCTTCCATTGAGGGTTCTTTTACTTGGACTATCTGTTTTATCTAAACCAGAGCATTTTCTATTTGAAGCTCTTGCTTTCTCAGCCTTTCTTGCCCTTTCATGCTGTGCTGGGGTGTGTATCTGCATGCTTGTTTACTATCCAGTTGCTGATTCTTTAGCGCTGGGGGATCTTCGAGACTTGGAGGCTAGAAGATATGCCGCCGATGAAACCATTTCCCTGGTTGCAAACCAAAGCCATCTTGAAGAAAGTGGTATGAGCCCAGGCAGAAACTCTGACGCCTCAACCAAGCGCGGATCAATTTCTTTCCGGACTTACCAAAGAGATGGCACTTCTTCAGGGCCATTTGTGGAACTGAGCCTTTTTTCACCAAGTCCAGATGCCACTCCGCCAGAGTCACCTCCGCCTCTCGGCTGGCCTATGCGCCCGCTTGTGGACCCAAAAACTGGGCAAGGAACTGAGTTCTCGCAGTGA